The genomic region TCCTGAAAGCACgtagatgggagggggggggcagggggctcaTTGTCAAATCTTTGACACTTATTGTTATGAAAACAGGCCTTCTCTGGCCTAGAATAATTCAAATAATCCTCAAGTAGTTTTAGTGGAGTGAGACAATGAAGAGCTACAATGCCGTTTCTGTAAACATACTAACTGGCTGTATTTATTAcaaaaatgtaacactgaaACTAAAAACAAGGAACTTCATAGGAGACTTTTACTCGTTCATTTCTCAATGTCTGGTCCTGTGGCTGCCATGGCAATTCATCTACACTGCTGCCAGAGCCACTATCAACACATTCGCCTTGAGTTCTGTGCTGTAACTTACTTACTGTTTGTGAGGAAATTCAGCGTACTTTTCCGATGTGTTGGGAAGAGCAGACAGTTTAGTCGACTGAAACAAGCCAGGCACCATAGACCTCCCCTCCATTTTCTTTCAAGGAGTTCTAAAATTAGTCTGGAATGTAGtactgtgcctctctctcacttttcccccccctctcctcttctcatacATATccccacacacttacaccaaCATAAACAACACACATATGGAGAACAAAGTTCCTCTCTGGACCTAGATTCACTGAGCTTCATCACTCCCAACAGCACAGTTTCGGAACATGCATTCATAGTGGGTCGTGTATATGACATGAAGGACATGTCCATCCTTCAGCCTTTGTGACGAGTTGACACAATCGTCACAGTGTGTAATCAGATGTTTTCTTCCACTATACACATCTTCACCTTCCCCTGTCTTCCACTCTGTTGTCATATGAAACACAACACCAGTCACCAACCTTCTACAGCATTGTCACAGCCCAGCTcacctacccacccacccacactctagccttgctttctcttcttgtctgtctgtcaactgGTCTTTCCACATGAGCATGGCCAGCGAAAAAACTGCTTTCTGATCACAGAGGAAAATGCATCCCCCTGTTGTGCCTTCTCTCACTTGACAGTCACAAGGGCAGGTATGCATGtgtgaaaaagaaaacaggCTTTTCTCTCGCTCCACTCTCCTCAAGAGACCAGGTGTGATATCTTACCTTTCTTCCAACGGAAGACTGTCTGTTCGTCGCTCTTCTACCAGCTGTGAAGATAAACAAATGAGCCGTTTAAATCTTCATAAAACAACTTAATGCGATCTACTTTAGATGTCTCCACACACAAAAGCCATATTGTGTAACTAATAAAGATCAATATGTGTGCAAAAACACAACAGTCATCCTTTGTATTTCATAATTCTTTTGTCACGTTTTTCTACCTAATGATCATTTGGCCCACTTTAGCATTAAATAGTGATTCATTAAGTGTGTTCAGCAGTTGATGGTTTAGTCTGTAAAGTAgcttaaataaaatgtaactgAAAGTAGCTTGTTTCTTTGTTTCCGTGGGTCTATTGTCTTAGTTGCATGATAACAGGCGACTAATACTAATATCAAACATAGTCTTGGAAAAAGTGTGTGCCTATCAACAGACATAACCATCACAAGtggcagtagagtacagtattaGGTGTGGGATGTTCcaaaacattttattcatttatcagacacTTTTGCCCAAGAACATCACAGATCAGAAATGCATTGTTCTGGTGGTTGgagtatatatattttactaagCACTGTGCAACAACAACACCTTAAGTACAGTGCAACAACAGCTCAACTATAATATGAGATAGTGCAGTGCAACACAAAATAACGTCATATCACCTCACAAACAGTTTTGTGGTTGCTGTCTGTCACGAGACAGTACGGTTACATTCTGCAGTCTGTTGTGACACTTCTGCAGTCTGTTGCAAGACCTGTTCACCTGCTAGTGGCAGCTTGCAATGAGCAGAGCTTAAACCAGAGCTACCTTgcagccttttctctctcaacGTTCTGGCTAGGGCATGGCTTCATGAAACTACATGGCCATGCCAACATTGGCAATCTGCTTGGTATAGTACAttagctttttttcttctctttacaTCTGGATGGAGAATGCTATTAAGTGTCTACCCACAGAAAACCTCTGGATATGAAATATCTACACATTGATATATGACATCTTAATGAACCAGTTTTACATATTTCAGCATAGGTGTGACATCCATACTAGTGGTAAAATAGGATGCATATCTTTATGCTGAGTACATGCTCCACCCAATACTCTAACATCAATATCAGTGCTGGAGGATTATataaaccagacacacacacatacgcgcacaCTGCAGCCCTGTTCCAATCGAGAAGGCCTCCCTGTGAGTCAGTCCTATCTGAACCTGACACACCCTCGATTGCCAACCTCCCCAAAGTTTGTCTGTGGACAGGCAAGGTGGGACCCATGCAGGGTGGAggtaacaaaaagaaaaacaaagaaaaacaaaaaaaaacatatggaATATGTTAATCTGACAAATGGAAAAGCCAACTTATCACTTACTATTAGATGACTAGTTTTACCCACATCCACATAATACACAAATATGCCTTCATTTAACATTTACTCAAGATTGGTCGTTTTCATTTAGTTTCACAGGATGGAAAGTGGTATAGAACACTTGATATAAAAGCAGTGTCCAGTTAGTGCCATCTGGCCACTTCTATTAATGTGGTCTGTGAGTCAGAAGCTGACTTCACTGATAAGATGAGGAAAAACATTTAACTACTGTGCTCCTGCTtgagagagtgtgcatgtgtgtgttctccaggttaCATAACTCCTCAAACATTGCTGCAATGTACAGTGCAGCCTCCTATAAATGCAAAGCACTCCGCAGTTCTGACAATGCATGGCTTGAAATTGTGAGAATCTAGAAATGATAGCAAACCATCACGGTATGACAGATTAGGAACAAGTAATAATTAATGCAAAAGGTTTTGTGACATTTGCATTTTCCTAGCATGATTTATATTTAGCATTACATTTCTAACAGCACTCCAATTGTGCAGTCACTGCCTATAACCAGCCTTATCTCGTAAATGGACATTATGTACAGACTCAGAGCATTGAACAACGGGCCACATGGCATTGTATATAGCAGGTGGCTCAGCCCTGGCAGCTTCTTCCCGCCTCGCTCTGGGTTCTCCTAGCAAGGGCCATCAATTCACGTTTAGAGCAACAAAAGATGCAACCGATAATCTGAATTGTACAGATAGAATTGTACAGGTAGAACATGTATGGCGATCTAGAGTGAATGTCACCGTCGGGTTTAAAGGTTCCACTGCACGTGTAAAACTGGAGCCAAAATCGTAAACAATGGGGTGATCTGTTAAGCGCGTATAGTGAGGATGGGTGAGTCATTGGTAACAGAACGGACGTTTAAAAGGCTTCCCGAAACGATAGTTTTAAAAAATTTATTTTACCTGAACTGGGACTAATGGATCAGTCTCTTCTGCTTGCCAGACCTCGACCACGCTGGAGGACATTTGACTCAGGGctagaagagaggtggagaaacagCAGAGTACACTGTCAAACAGATCACCTTCACTCTCTGTCAGCACACTGAAAACAAGACACTCTGTCTATTGATGAAAAAAATTACAGTAATCTGTTTTACAAACCATGTAGGCCTATAACATAAACAAGAGCGTTTATCAACCCGTTAAAACGTAAACTTATGGAAAGGTAGACAGAAATGAGTGTATTCGTCTAACTTGGTAGCTTGGGTTAGCTTTCGAGCTAAACACATGTACGCAGAAGTCGCCTAAACATTAACGAGGGTAGCCTAATTGCGTAATTTAATATTTCTATGTATTTTCAATGTTAAAAAAATTAACATAACTGTGCGTATATTAAAGCGAAGTTCTCTTTGTAACGCGACACTTCCGAAATATGGCTTGCTTATGAACAGGAAACTCCACTGTAGGAAAAAATGCTCGTTGTAGGGcgatttaaaaaatatttgtatcATAACTAAACGTGCATACATGCATAGGCCTACTTCAATTACAATAATCTCAGGCATTCATGTAAAAGTCATGTTTGTCCACAATTCACTGGTGGCACAATACTGTAGCAATGCTGTATTAGCACAGACTTGTATTCGCTGTCAACTTGCGGTAGCAGCACTGGTAGTTCCAGCCGACATTTTCGCCACGGTCTCAATAACTGAAGAAAATGCACGTATCCAGACCTTGTAGCTGAGCCCCTCCGTGCTGAACGCAGGGCAGAAGTAGCTGTAGAATTCCGAATAGTATATTAATCCACGTTTTCCTGTGACATTGGCTGCCTTGCTGGATATCCCGTAGCCCCGCCATGCTGCTCTGTTAAAGCAGCCTGCCTGGCTTGTGTTCGCTACGCttgcctttctctttctcttctaaaGAAGCAAACCctacctctatctccctccccgtGCCTTGCCCTCTTTCTCGCTGTGTCAAAGGAGAATGCGCCGACTATGGCCAAGTCGTTGCATTGGCCTTCCTGCGTGAGCATATACAAGCTTTGATTTAGAACATGAATGACATGAACGTTGCAAACCCTTTGCAGAAAACAATTCAACCCATGGGGTTACATTTTTGTTTCCCTATCAAGTAGTGCATACATTTGCTGCGAATAGATTACATGAGCGTATCCTGCATTCTGTGGGCCTTGTGCTAGGCCTATATGTAGGGATAGTAAATTGTGATAAACAAAATTCAATTTAAGAATATTTAAATCCGTTTCAGTGGGATATGTGCAACGGTACAGACAATCACAATATAACGCCAACAAAATAATAGCAATTAGGCCTACCACAGCAAGCCTAAACTCATCACAGGGCACCTCGCTTGTTCAAAAATGTAAACTGCAAACCCTAATAACAATATTGTGCGATTTTTAATATTCTGTGATAAATTATTATACATCCCATTGCTCATGGTTTTGCAGCAAACCATGACTCATTCACACTCAACTTCAATTTTTTCATGGGCGTGTAACTGAATTGCTGAGTTAGAGGGCTTGGGAGTTGGCACAGATCACGTATCAAAGACGAGTGGTATTCCGTACTAAAAAAGCAGGTTAACGCATGAACGACACCCGCATACCTAGGTGTGGGCGTGTCTCAAACCACATCTAATGTTTACCTTACGGCTCAGCTTGACTTTACATCATATTTTGTAGTCTCTTGTGTTCGTTTTATCACTCCAACAGTTGTGCAGTTGACACAATTATGTGGAATGCTTAGCTTAGGTGGTCAAAACAGAGAATAAGATGTGCAATAACAGCCCTTTTAAAACCAGTTTAATAGTATTATAATAAAATATTGTATAATCTCATTCATTGTTACATCAATGTACAGTGGTTTTGTGCTTTTTATGTTTTTCCAAAAGTAGAAATAGGACATGGATACACATGTAGCCATCAATAGACATTCAGGATGAACCCAGACCTGTAGGCCACCATCTCTGAGCAAAATTATGAAATTCATGTCCAGTGACCTATGTGTTTATACCTGCCATTGAAACTTGAGACTATTGGTGACTGACAAGTATTTAAACTAGAGGAGCGTGACACGGACTGGGGACACAATGCTGGTTCCTGTCACTCCCTCGACTAGGCTGTTACAGCAACAGAGAAATGTTTTAGATTCCACAGCCTGTATCTAACAAATATTTGAAATATTAACATACAATACACCAGAACAACACAAAAGAATATATTGGTGGACTACCAATAACCCCCTGGTATGTTTCAGTTTCTGCAGGAATTGTCAGTAAGGCAAGGAACCGCTTCCCCTTTGTAAGAAGTATTCTGGTGCAGGCAGAAGGTGAAAGATGATGTTCTCACAGGTGAGCATGGGCATGTTTGCTGATTGTCTGTATATAAACTACAAGACAAGGCAACACCTCAACAGATTCATAACTCCAAAAAGATACAAAAGAAACAGGCCAGGACTTTATTGAAACGATCGTCAAGCGACGTCAAGAAAAAAGAACTGTTTACCAACTCAAATACTGTGTCAATaaaagtaaatgtaaatatatcaaTATTCTTCCCTATAGATTTATCAAACAATGCCCAACTAAAGCACCAGGCACATGTttgcctctctccttcattaTCAATCCCAGAGTGCCTCTTGTTGCTTTGGGAGGTCCGTATACGGATTCATACATCAAACAAGGCTGGCCAGCCCAGGTGCTACAGAGACAGACGTAACCTGCCATAGAGCCTTTTCTCTGGCTGTAGGTACAAAGGAATAGGAAAAATATAATAATTAGTATTGTCATTAGCATATGGATATGTTTTATTAgatcaattaattaattaatataaGTTATTGTTCTAAAATTGGTAATTGCACTGCTGTTTGATGTGCCCTTTACAAATGTTGAATCGTATGTTCCAATGAGAGAACGTGAAGGAGCATcttgtgtgcttgagtgtgccAATAAGTGTgaatgtgggtgtttgtgtgtgtctgcgacaCAGGCCTCCCCGgctgcctgtctctcacacacacacacacactcagacaaacacaaacacaccatggcTTGTTTCCGTCAACAACTCTGGCCTCTCGGTTTTCACATAAACAGGTGTCCAAAAAGTCAGGCAGTCCATGCACTCCTTCCAAAGAGCCCCCcgcaggggtcagaggttagcACAGCGCCTTCTCCAGTGTCACACCAGCAGCATTTACACCTCTGAAAGCCTGAGCCTAGCTAGAAATGACTCCCAAGCCAAGCACTACACACAGAAAGCAAAACCTTGCCCAGAATATTAGGACCTGGCCGCTGATTGGCTAAAAATCATAAACTTTTCATTACTCCTTGAATAGACGACACAACTGTTTAAACTATAACGATGCTTTTAGAGTTAATGGTGTGCATTGTGGATTGAACCATACACAGATAAAGAGATGTTATTTGTTAGTCCATGTAGTCAAAATCCTCGGGAATCCCAAAGGCTTTGTCGATTCGGCTGTCGTCGAAACTAAACTTTCTCTTGGCCCAGGACTTGATGGCAAATACATTATCTGAGGAGAAATGAATAGTAATTACTACAACTGGGACACTGTAAGTAAACAGTTACCTATAAAGAAAAGTCACTTCCATGTATGACATGCCAAAACAGAAGACAAGGGGATTGTTCAAGAGGTTTGCTTAAGCCCTGTCCcttgagggtggagggagatagagggcagTGAGACCAGCAGACAAGCGGTGTGATTGCAAATTTGAGTGACGTTACCCAGAACAATACTAACAAACACACCTAACAACACTGGAACGAAACCATGTGTCGGCacaaggggtggagagagagaggtgtgcatGTGACTTTGAGAGatggaaaaaagtgtgtgtcagtgattgTGTCCAGGCATGGAGAAAAGAGTGTAAGCCTGTGGCCACTTGAGAGTAacagggaaagtgtgtgtgtctgctcaacCAGTGTTAAAGGGGTCCTAGATTAGAGCGAGTTATAAACTGAAACATGATAGtgatgttaatgtgtgtgtaaactcTGACCCTGCTCTTCCTCTAAATACCACCTTAACCCCCGCCCTCTGCAATCACCCAAAGGTCAGCCATCACCAGGGTTACCCCTGGGGTCATTTGGCACATAGAGAGTAGCTTGGGTATCGTATGCTAGTAACTAAGGCATGTTTAAAAGGCAAAGGGCTTGTGGTTGGATTTGACTGTTGGATTTGGTTGGTCGTTGCTGTGTCAAgctttggaggggggggggggggggggggcattttttgtatgttagtgtgtgtacgtgcgtgcgcaTCTTTCCTTTGCCCTCTGTTAAGTTGACTCATCCTAACCTATGTAAAAATACAGTCTAGCAGACAGGTTATGCAACATCAGTAgtgcgtgaggtgtgtgtgcgcctgtcagTCAATGTGTGCGTTGATTTGACTCACCTGTCCACCTGGAAACAGCCTCCTTCGCAGTGACGTTGGACTTCTCTGCAAGATAAAGAAGAGAACAGCCATATTGGTAGGACACAGCATGTCTACGATGCTAGCAATCCAGGCTTCACTCCACTGTGTACACTGCGGTCTGTTGTCGTGTATGCGGGGGAGTGTGTCTGGAAGGACTCACTGCTTACAACAGGCTTCAACGCTGCTCTGCCAAACCTATTCATcagctgacacccccccccaccccccccccccccccccccccgccccgccccccccccccccgccccacccacaCATCAATTAAATTACAAAGTGGAGCGTAACTCTGTGTGGCCCATCCATTACAGCGACTCTCTGGATGGAACAGGCTCCGGGAGATGGCAGGTCAATGTGCTCTGACACCAACACAGTGCCCAGCGCACACGCGCCGCGGAGACAAGACGAAGAGAAGGGAGCTCCAAaatgaaacagagagaaggaggggaaaagagaggggatgggaagagagaaggggggagagagagggatgggaagatagagggggagagagagagatgggaagagagaaggggggagagcgggacagaaagagagagggggagagaaagagagcaaaagagagaggggggagaaagagagtgacagagagagacagagggagagaaatagggacagaaagagagaggaaggggagagagaggcgtagGCCGGCATCGTTCACTCTTGGCAGAGAGGCATAGAAGTGGCGGCCAGGCTGAACGAGGGGCTGGCAGGCGCAGCAACTGctgctgaaatctgagtcactCCACATCTATGGGAAAATCAGAGGATGGCTGCTCTGGGATCAGATTTAGCTGCTACAAAATCTGACCCCAGTCTTTAGATGTAGGAGGGACTGGTCCTGGACCAGCCAAACATAGGGTGACATTTACAGTACCATGTGACCAAGACTGTGCCAGTGAAACGCAAAATCAGTCCTGCGTTGTGATTTTGGTTTAAGACTTAGTTGGACAACATGGGTTTAAGATAGATCAAGCTAGCTTTCCCTGAATCCTTTAGGACTCCTGTAAATGTGGTGATGACCTTGTCTGGGCGTCGATCTGTGGCGTTTGCGTTGCAGAGACTGAGAGATCAACAAGTCAATCGGACAAAGAAGTCTCTGACAGCAGGCACATCAGGCAAAACTGAAGGAAACCCAAGTTTATTGTTCCTCAACTATTTGTTTCATGGTCAGAGTTGAGTTCCGGAAACACGCTGGTCTAAAGCAACTCTGAGAAAGGAAGCAGCCTGTGGTCTTATGACATCTAATAGGAGACCAACACTACCTATAGATGAGCACTATCCTAGCCCAACTGTAAAACATGAACCCAGCACAGCAGTTATGGCTGGCAAACACTAATTAAAGGTGggcctatatgtgtgtgtgctcgcatgtgtgtgcgtgtgtacattgCTGTGTTTACATATAGAACATGCATGTTTGAGCGAGTGTATCTATCTCTGTTGCTGAGATGAGATTGGCGTTGCCTGGTTACTTGAGCAGGTTCAGACAAGCTGTGTTGTGCATCAAACACGGTGGAAGctgcagctagccagccagccacaaaTAAACACccaaaagagacagagatggactcAGGCTCATTCCCTGATGCCAGCTTTCAAATAAGGAAGTTCAGCTCCCAAGATGACCACCAGCCACAGCATCTTAGTGGGAGTCCAGAGAGACGGTTTcaagagggggaagggaagggggggaaaaaagggtTTCTAAAGGTTCATCTCAACATTGTGGATGTGCGTGTTcggtctgtatatgtgtgtgtttgtgtgtgtgtgtacgcactcAGCTCCTCGATCACTTCCGGGTCACACTCTCGGTACTTGTCCAGTTCAGCCTTCAGCTGGGCGTGCTGCTCCCTCAACTCCTGCAGCTGCTTCAGCAGAGCAGCCCgctcctcctgcacacacacgcgcgcgcgcacacacacgcaggattATGAGTacatgtcttgtgtgtgtgtgcggggggggggggggggggggtgtgcgtgggggggggtgtgtgcttgggggtgtgtgggggtgcgtgtgggggtgcgtgggggtgtgtgtgtgcgtgggggtgtgtgtgtgcgtgggggggtgtgtgtgcgtgggggtgtgtgcgtgtgtgggggtgtgtgtgtgcatgggggtgtgtgcgtgtgtgggggtgtgtacgtgcgtgggggtgtgtgcgtgcttgcaaAGGCACCTACTGTCTCCTGTCGTCCTATTCTGGCTCTCTCCCCAGCTTGCTGGAGAGTCTCTCTGCGTGTCTTGGCCTCACAATGCTACAGTTATAAGGAAACAGAAGAATGAACAGACAAAATGACAATGTGTGGATTTGATAAGAAGTCCTTTTGCTTTCAGCCTCCCACCCTCTACAAAAGAAATCAACCTCCCATAAAAATCAGTTCATCCTGAGACAACAAATAGAAAGAGGCACATGTTCTTTCTTGGTTGCTCGGTCATCCTCTGGGCTCATTCTGATGACATCAACTGCGCAGCCAACTAAGGCACATAGTGTTTCTGTTCTGGCCGCAGGGGTCAATCTACTTTTAATTTCCATTCGTCAGTAAAACATTGGTCAGTAAATCCGGAAAACAATGAGTCATACATACCTAAATACATACCtgtatttatacacacacagacacatccctgcTTACTGTCATTTTGTGTTTCCACAGTGGCAGCCCACACGAAAACCTGACAGAATGACGGCAGGTGGGTAATTGTCTCACGAGCAGTTTCCCCTTCTAGGGTTTGTTATTACAGGCCGGCTCAGCAGGACCCTGATGACAGACAcatcccatctccctcctctgtgtgtgagtgcgtgcaccTGACTGCATGGAACCAGCATCAGACCGTCACCGGTAGCAACCAGGccttctttcactccctctgccCATCGACGACGGAACATTCGCCGACCAGAAACGGTGTCTTCAACGCCCCCAGTCTGCTGCCAGTACCGGCAGAAAGTGGGTCAccgtgggagaggggggaggagctaaCGAGAGGGTCGGCAACCGTTCCGAACAACAACAACCGTGGTCGGCGCCCACTGCGAGCCACCGTGTGCCAGCGTTCGCTGACGGCAGAGCCAGGTGGAGATCGCCGGGCGAGCCGACAGGATGTGGCACCTGTGGTACCTGTTAAACAAGCTACACGGGCTACGCCAACCCACCAAAAACCAAACCAGAAACAGCAGATTTGTTTGTGTCTAGCAGCGGGGTTGCAGCTCGCGTCTGTCTTCATTAGGAGGTTCGGGGCTCTCACATTCTCTGGCTCCAGGCTTCTCCAAATGACTCATTACCCCAAAACAATAATATTTTGACGCAACACTCGAGTTTGGTGCAAGGCTCATGTTTGTGTTGCGCAAGGACAGTCTTGGAGAAGGTGTCTCAACAAGCCTGTAGTACACAGCATGAGGAACTCGCAAACCTAAATCCTTATCAGAGACAGTCAATACGAGAGTACTGTTGTGGAACTGTAGTACGATGTGGGCCTTACAGTAAACTAGTGGGATATACATGATGGTGAGTCATCAGGAACAGGATATGCATCACTCTGGCCCTGCAAAAACGCAGGTTTCCTTCTCAGTTCCACGTCTATTCTAGGCCGgctctgtctcactcactcactcacacacacctctgctatTTGGTTGACTGGTGACAGAACAGAGCTGACAACTATGAATCTCATACCAATGATCATATTAACATCCGTTTAAGGGCTGGCCACAGCtactggtagtgtgtgtgtgtgtgtttgtcacctgTTTGTCCAGCTCGTCCAGGCGGCGCTTGCGTGTGTTCAGTGCCTTACTGGGAAACGCCCAGTAGTAGTTGGAAGTTCCTACCCTCTCACAGTCAACCATGTTGTCATCCACCAGGCTCTGCAGCACATCCTTCACTGAcatgggggctggagaggggggggggtggagagacagggagtgagaaacaaagagtgggagagagatggggaggaggttgGAAGTATGTTAACTTACTGCATCCTTGCTTCCTGGGGTTAATAAGTACATTTGGGTAGTGAGCGCGCgtgcacgcgcgcgcacgcacacacacaaacacacaatgcagGAGAACAGCTAGTTAATGATCCAGATGTGGTCTCTGGGAAAGTAGCCTAGCACATCTGTGTCCATCATCCTTTTACACATGTGAGAGTGATATAAGGCAAAAAAGTGATAGTCTGCTTTCTCCAAGGGtctctatagtgtgtgtgtgtgtgtgcgtgtgtgtgtgtgtgtgtgtgtgtgtgtgtgtgtgtgtgtgtgtgtgtgtgtgtgtgtgtgagagagaacagtcTTCAGAACTGATGTCTCCAGAGGGATGGCTGTAAGTGAGGTGTCCTGTATCTGAAGCTAGCTGGGACAGAGTAATATGATACTCCCTCATGCATACCCAGTCCCTGGACTGGAGAAACCAATGGTGCTGTTCTGTTGTTGTTTGGGTCTGCTCTGGGATGTTGGGGGAAAgacacgcatgcgcacacacacacacataccctgcaGAACAAAGGGGAGAATACAACTGAAGCAAATAGTGTGAAAACACTCATGATTCTCACTCTCGATTTCTCTGTCACCTTCTCCCTACCCTAACTACATACTGGGGGTGGGGCAGTGGGGGTCTCCCAACATGTGCTTCCAATTGGTGCCCTGGGCAGCCAGATCCAGTTTCCACCAAATTAATGTTGGGCCCGCTGTAAAAAGAGGTCCCTTTTGGGGGCGTCCCAACAGAACGCCGGTCTGGTCCTGTGCACAGGACCCTACATGCATTCCCCCTCCTTCTCAAACATCATGTAAGGGTTCATTGTGCGTTCAGGGGAATGTCATCTTGGTTAAAGGAGTGCCCTGAGAGACCCAGCCCTTTTAACGATGAGATGTCACCATTGCGAGCACACACAAGCCGGGTCATGTGGCGTTTTAGCCACATGTCAACGGGGAAAGACAACACAGTGTTACTTCACGCGTCCGCagaccaga from Osmerus mordax isolate fOsmMor3 chromosome 14, fOsmMor3.pri, whole genome shotgun sequence harbors:
- the mnd1 gene encoding meiotic nuclear division protein 1 homolog isoform X1, translated to MSKKKGLSLEEKRTRMMEIFFETKDVFQLKDIEKIAPKTKGISAVVPQSCGRVLFFSAPMSVKDVLQSLVDDNMVDCERVGTSNYYWAFPSKALNTRKRRLDELDKQHCEAKTRRETLQQAGERARIGRQETEERAALLKQLQELREQHAQLKAELDKYRECDPEVIEELKKSNVTAKEAVSRWTDNVFAIKSWAKRKFSFDDSRIDKAFGIPEDFDYMD
- the mnd1 gene encoding meiotic nuclear division protein 1 homolog isoform X3; translation: MSKKKGLSLEEKRTRMMEIFFETKDVFQLKDIEKIAPKTKGITPMSVKDVLQSLVDDNMVDCERVGTSNYYWAFPSKALNTRKRRLDELDKQHCEAKTRRETLQQAGERARIGRQETEERAALLKQLQELREQHAQLKAELDKYRECDPEVIEELKKSNVTAKEAVSRWTDNVFAIKSWAKRKFSFDDSRIDKAFGIPEDFDYMD
- the mnd1 gene encoding meiotic nuclear division protein 1 homolog isoform X4, translated to MWLKRHMTRLVCARNAPMSVKDVLQSLVDDNMVDCERVGTSNYYWAFPSKALNTRKRRLDELDKQHCEAKTRRETLQQAGERARIGRQETEERAALLKQLQELREQHAQLKAELDKYRECDPEVIEELKKSNVTAKEAVSRWTDNVFAIKSWAKRKFSFDDSRIDKAFGIPEDFDYMD
- the mnd1 gene encoding meiotic nuclear division protein 1 homolog isoform X2 encodes the protein MSVFTLFASVVFSPLFCRVCVCVCACVSFPQHPRADPNNNRTAPLVSPVQGLAPMSVKDVLQSLVDDNMVDCERVGTSNYYWAFPSKALNTRKRRLDELDKQHCEAKTRRETLQQAGERARIGRQETEERAALLKQLQELREQHAQLKAELDKYRECDPEVIEELKKSNVTAKEAVSRWTDNVFAIKSWAKRKFSFDDSRIDKAFGIPEDFDYMD